The DNA window CTTCACGTCGTACCAGCGGCCCGGCCGCAACGGCGACGCCTGCCGCAATGACGAGCGGTGCGCGGCGTCGACCCAGCCGCGGGTCAGCACCGCGTGCGACGTGGTCGCGAAGTCCTCGGCCGTGTCGAGATAGCAGGAGTTGTCCGCCGCCGTCGACGCTCCCCAGCAGGACTCGGTCGTCAGGTTGTGCACGCCGGAGCCGGGGGAGAGGTAGTCGACGCGGCGCGCGGTGCCGTAGTCGACGAGCCGCACCGCGAGGCTCGTCGTCGGCTTGTCGACCCGTACCCGCAGAGTCACCGACGGCTGGCCGGAGATCCGCAGGTCCTTCTTCAGCGCGCCGGAGAGGAACGCCAGCCGCCCGTTCTTCGCCGCGTTCGGGTCGGCGACCGCCGCGTCCTCGTACAGGCCGGGGTCGTCGGTGAACGTTCGCTCCGACCCGCGCGGCGCCGGTGCGAAGCCCAGCGTCCCGGTCGTCCCGTCGCCCTCGCCCAGCCGAACAGTCACGTCGTGCGCGCCGACCGCCGGCCAGCGCGGCTCCTCGACCCACTGGCCGGAGGACCGCTCCAACGACGCCTGCGGCTCGCGCATGACGCCGTTCCGCAGCCCCTGCAGCCAGTAGTCGAACCACTCGTGCAGCGTCTCGACCCACTCCACGCGGCGGAAGTCGAACGGGTCGACGTGCCCCTGCTGGGCGAGCCAGATCTTGCGCGGCACCCCGTTCTTCGCCAGCGCGGTCCACCACTTCGCGAAGTGCGAGGTCTGCACGTTCAGGTCGTTGACGCCGTGCACGACGAGCACACTCGCGCGGACGCGCGACGCGTCGGGCAGGTAGTTCCGCTCGGCCCAGTAGTCGTTGTAGTCGCCGGTCTCGTCCTCGCTGCCGGTCACCAGCTCCTGGCGGACCGCGGCGCACGCGGCGTCCGGGCGACCGCCCACGTAGTCGTGCAGGAACGCGTGGTGCCCGTTGCTGCGGACGATGCCGTTGTAGCGGCTGTAGTCGTACCAGCTGGAGATCGCCGAGATCGGCACGATCGTCTCCAGGCCGCGGACGCCGGTGGCGGCGACACCGTTCGCCATCGTGCCGTCCCAGGACTTGCCGATCATGCCGACCTTGCCCGTGGACCAGGTCGCTCGCGCGCGGGAGCCGTCGGCGTACGCGCCGGGCGCTCGCCCGTTCAGCCAGTCGACCGCGGCCTTCGCGCCGAGCACCTCCTCGCGGCCGCCGACGTCGTTGCAGCCG is part of the Tenggerimyces flavus genome and encodes:
- a CDS encoding Xaa-Pro dipeptidyl-peptidase, whose translation is MKRFVTFVAILAAAFAVMSPAQAGGPPHVKGTETVPVYDYASAIRESVWVTTPLDNDGDGAKDKVVVDLIRPREAAAKGVKVPVIMVASPYYVCCGRGNESEKKLYGPDGTVTRYPLHYDNYFVPRGYAIAQVDLAGTNRSTGCNDVGGREEVLGAKAAVDWLNGRAPGAYADGSRARATWSTGKVGMIGKSWDGTMANGVAATGVRGLETIVPISAISSWYDYSRYNGIVRSNGHHAFLHDYVGGRPDAACAAVRQELVTGSEDETGDYNDYWAERNYLPDASRVRASVLVVHGVNDLNVQTSHFAKWWTALAKNGVPRKIWLAQQGHVDPFDFRRVEWVETLHEWFDYWLQGLRNGVMREPQASLERSSGQWVEEPRWPAVGAHDVTVRLGEGDGTTGTLGFAPAPRGSERTFTDDPGLYEDAAVADPNAAKNGRLAFLSGALKKDLRISGQPSVTLRVRVDKPTTSLAVRLVDYGTARRVDYLSPGSGVHNLTTESCWGASTAADNSCYLDTAEDFATTSHAVLTRGWVDAAHRSSLRQASPLRPGRWYDVKVPVQAYDAVVPKGHVLGLVVTASDDEFSTPKTTGATIDVDLRGSSIRLPAAGLVALPSITTPPVVTTDATVAAKTSSQDWRNPEFR